The Acidianus manzaensis genome has a window encoding:
- a CDS encoding AAA family ATPase: MITSISINNFRGIKELNIENFGDINVFIGRNNTGKSSILEALYLTSLTDSLKDPIIGKDSIVGGDKISYLLTRRETFETLDRPRLSNINNLDPKLLRYNYINKISITLKEQNKEISIREKDISDLSSTSTTMITPLIY, encoded by the coding sequence TGATTACATCAATTTCAATAAATAACTTTAGAGGGATTAAAGAGCTTAACATAGAAAATTTTGGAGATATAAATGTATTTATAGGAAGAAATAATACTGGTAAGTCTTCTATTTTGGAAGCATTATACTTAACATCGCTCACGGATTCCTTGAAAGATCCTATTATTGGAAAAGATTCTATTGTAGGAGGAGATAAAATTTCCTATCTTTTAACTAGGAGAGAAACTTTTGAAACACTTGATAGGCCTAGATTAAGTAATATAAACAATCTTGATCCTAAATTATTAAGATATAATTATATAAACAAAATTTCTATCACTCTTAAGGAACAAAATAAAGAAATATCAATAAGAGAAAAAGACATAAGTGATTTATCATCTACATCTACAACTATGATTACCCCTTTAATATACTAG
- a CDS encoding ABC transporter ATP-binding protein codes for MSVREDSGILGERDSGKDLIIKSTFNLIKYDGEILLHGRKISKEDFWTKVSSVLYNPFDMFDPIYDIASHFVEIAVSHSVYSSDVAVEVAKDLLKSIGESEDVLYSYPSKLTPLRLKKVALVLASFLNPEYILIDDIEYGLSEIGRGVIVNTLLDLKSIINSNYVVFDNDPAVISRLSSYVVVLYKGDILEEGENVVEYPFHPYTIDLVSKSLSDENKVNERGCSYSYNCRFSTLKCREVKPNYVNVGGRLVKCHGF; via the coding sequence TTGTCTGTTAGGGAGGATTCTGGTATTTTAGGGGAAAGGGATAGTGGTAAGGATTTAATAATTAAGTCTACTTTCAATTTAATTAAATATGATGGAGAGATTCTTCTTCATGGTAGGAAGATTAGTAAGGAGGATTTTTGGACTAAGGTTTCTTCGGTTCTTTATAATCCTTTTGACATGTTTGATCCTATTTATGATATTGCATCTCATTTTGTTGAGATTGCTGTTAGTCATTCTGTTTATTCTTCTGACGTAGCTGTTGAAGTGGCTAAGGATTTGCTTAAGAGTATTGGAGAATCTGAGGATGTTCTTTATTCTTATCCTTCTAAGTTGACTCCTTTGAGGTTGAAGAAGGTTGCTTTGGTTTTGGCTTCTTTTCTTAATCCTGAATACATTCTGATTGATGATATTGAATATGGTTTGAGTGAGATAGGTAGGGGTGTTATTGTTAATACTCTTTTGGATTTGAAGTCTATAATTAATTCTAACTACGTAGTTTTTGATAATGATCCTGCTGTTATTTCCAGGCTGTCTTCTTATGTTGTTGTTTTATATAAGGGAGATATTTTGGAGGAGGGTGAAAACGTTGTAGAATATCCTTTTCATCCTTATACTATTGATTTGGTTTCTAAGTCTTTATCTGATGAGAATAAGGTTAATGAAAGGGGATGTTCTTATTCTTATAATTGTAGGTTTTCTACTTTGAAATGTAGGGAAGTTAAACCTAATTATGTAAATGTTGGAGGTAGGCTTGTAAAATGTCATGGTTTTTAG